Proteins from a genomic interval of Zingiber officinale cultivar Zhangliang chromosome 1B, Zo_v1.1, whole genome shotgun sequence:
- the LOC122055673 gene encoding RNA-binding protein 25-like, which produces MMAPIAVSDKKQNNNAPARKQGEDVKAAAEFAKHISGANPKDVKADIDRERSRRSSGKQNLRDRDWNDDESSRSKDESREKMHDRNIDQEKGREDKLKTGNKKLLDAKQLIDMIPKTKEELFVYEINWDVYDKHHLHERMRPWISKKITEFFGEEEATLVDYIVY; this is translated from the exons ATGATGGCGCCAATTGCAGTTTCAGACAAAAAGCAGAACAATAATGCTCCAGCTCGGAAGCAGGGAGAAGATGTGAAGGCTGCTGCTGAATTTGCCAAGCACATATCTGGTGCCAACCCAAAAGATGTGAAGGCTGATATAGATAGGGAAAGGAGCAGACGTTCTAGTGGCAAACAGAATTTGAGAGATCGTGATTGGAATGATGATGAGAGTAGCCGTTCAAAAGATGAAAGTAGGGAGAAGATGCATGATAGGAATATTGATCAGGAAAAAGGCAGAGAAGATAAACTAAAAACTGGAAATAAGAAATTATTGGATGCCAAGCAGTTGATTGATATGATTCCaaaaacaaaagaagaactgTTTGTCTATGAAATTAATTGGGATGTTTATGACAAG CATCACTTGCATGAGAGGATGAGACCTTGGATCTCAAAGAAGATAACTGAGTTCTTTGGAGAAGAGGAGGCCACTTTGGTGGACTACATTGTTTATTAA
- the LOC122038075 gene encoding zinc finger BED domain-containing protein RICESLEEPER 2-like, which produces MDVTNSCSTPQSESGPTVGTKTTIDSKRKATKRKAMKPRSEVWDHFIKFTNDASEIKAKCKYCDKEFFCDPYRNGTTSLRSHITSCKKHPDVVETIQAQLSLQSSREGEVSLTSWKFDQDASRKALARMIIMDELPFKFVEREGFKTFMAMKRILNFCPITSHKGEAISLAIENCLRGWGIDRIFTITVDNASSNDVAINSFRKKMTNWDSTILKGEYVHMRCVAHIINLIVSDGLKDINQSVMKVRNAIKYVKQSPSRLSKFKECVEIEKIESKNSLCLDVPTRWNSTFLMLNTAQKFERAFDRFDEQEPCFKLDLQYVEWHTILNENGEMIFDSDGKPKRELKTFDGKPTSIDWANVRHFASLLQVFYELTLKVSGSLYVTSNTFAHEISYIFTILKEWQESDDLDVYSMGIKMKNKFDKYWGDPEKMNKLLYIAVVLDPRHKLDFVEFMLIELYGDEKGERVGKIIKDTLFALYKNYKEKMEPQCNTSRVPSISESVDKDNTSNNMSDLKRQTIIAKYKKQKSQVFGDGNMSELDKYLNEIVEEYCDNFDILGWWKQNCHRFPILAQIARDVLAIPISTVASESAFSTSGRVLDCFRSSLTPKVVESLICTQDWLRLNLKPLNIEEILEDVEKLESEFSKIIVDSSSSTTPVINNVHVDLMQFDLYNFTAKAACYTKLGALLEDFKDAKKLGALLEGFKDAEKCMCWIHHFLKDKESNNEVLNESILSPVMVMMFLEMVLMMLMPFLETAVVMI; this is translated from the exons ATGGATGTTACTAATAGTTGTTCAACACCACAATCTGAAAGTGGTCCTACTGTGGGAACAAAAACTACTATAGATTCCAAAAGAAAGGCAACCAAAAGAAAAGCAATGAAACCAAGAAGTGAAGTATGGGATCATTTCATAAAGTTTACTAATGATGCATCAGAGATAAAAGCCAAATGCAAATATTGTGATAAAGAATTTTTTTGTGATCCATACAGGAATGGAACAACAAGTTTGAGATCTCATATTACCTCATGTAAAAAACACCCTGATGTTGTTGAAACAATTCAAGCACAATTAAGTTTACAAAGTTCAAGAGAGGGTGAGGTGTCTCTAACTTCTTGGAAATTTGATCAAGATGCATCTAGAAAAGCATTAGCTAGAATGATCATCATGGATGAACTTCCTTTCAAATTTGTAGAAAGAGAAGGATTTAAAACATTTATGGCTATG AAAAGAATTCTCAATTTTTGTCCAATTACAAGTCACAAAGGAGAGGCTATTAGTTTAGCCATTGAAAATTGCTTGAGAGGTTGGGGAATTGATAGAATTTTCACAATTACAGTTGATAATGCAAGTTCAAATGATGTTGCTATCAATAGTTTCAGAAAAAAGATGACTAATTGGGATTCCACTATTTTGAAGGGAGAATATGTTCATATGAGATGTGTAGCTCATATAATCAATTTGATTGTTTCTGATGGTTTAAAAGATATAAATCAATCTGTGATGAAGGTTAGGAATGCAATTAAATATGTTAAGCAATCCCCCTCTAGATTAAGCAAGTTCAAAGAATGTGTTGAGATTGAAAAAATTGAAAGCAAGAACTCATTATGTTTAGATGTACCAACTAGATGGAACTCAACTTTCTTGATGTTGAATACAGCTCAAAAATTtgaaagagcttttgataggtttGATGAACAagaaccatgttttaaattagaTCTTCAATATGTAGAATGGCATACCATTTTGAATGAGAATGGAGAGATGATATTTGATTCAGATGGTAAACCTAAAAGAGAACTGAAGACTTTTGATGGGAAGCCAACAAGTATAGATTGGGCTAATGTTAGACATTTTGCATCTCTACTGCAAGTTTTTTATGAGCTAACATTAAAAGTTTCAGGATCTTTGTATGTCACATCCAATACTTTTGCACATGAGATTAGTTATATTTTTACCATCTTGAAGGAGTGGCAAGAAAGTGATGACCTTGACGTGTATTCAATgggaattaaaatgaaaaataaatttgacaagTATTGGGGAGATCCTGAGAAAATGAATAAGTTGCTTTATATTGCGGTGGTGCTTGATCCAAGGCATAAATTGGATTTCGTTGAATTTATGTTGATTGAATTATATGGAGATGAGAAGGGTGAAAGAGTAGGAAAGATAATAAAGGACACTTTATTTGCTTTGTACAAGAATTATAAGGAAAAAATGGAGCCTCAATGTAATACTTCAAGAGTTCCATCTATTTCAGAATCAGTTGACAAGGACAATACTTCAAACAATATGAGTGATTTGAAAAGACAAACAATTATAGCCAAGTATAAGAAACAAAAGTCACAAGTTTTTGGTGATGGCAATATGTCAGAATTAGACAAGTATCTGAATGAAATAGTTGAAGAGTATTGTGATAATTTTGACATTTTGGGATGGTGGAAGCAAAATTGTCACAGATTTCCTATACTTGCTCAAATTGCTCGTGATGTATTAGCCATTCCGATATCAACAGTTGCTTCAGAATCTGCTTTTAGTACTAGTGGTCGGGTACTTGATTGCTTTAGGAGTTCATTGACTCCGAAAGTGGTAGAAAGTCTTATTTGCACTCAAGATTGGCTTCGGTTAAATTTGAAACCACTCAACATCGAAGAAATTTTAGAGGATGTGGAAAAACTTGAAAGTG aATTCTCAAAAATTATAGTGGACTCATCTTCTTCGACAACACCGGTGATAAACAATG TACATGTTGATCTTATGCAATTTGATTTATATAAT TTTACTGCTAAGGCAGCATGCTACACAAAGTTAGGTGCTTTGCTTGAAGATTTTAAAGATGCCAAGAAGTTAGGTGCTTTGCTTGAAGGTTTTAAAGATGCCGAGAAGTGCATGTGCTGGATCCATCATTTTCTAAAGGACAAGGAAAG CAATAATGAAGTTTTGAACGAAAGCATATTGAGTCCAGTCATGGTAATGATGTTTCTAGAAATGGTCTTAATGATG TTGATGCCATTTCTGGAAACAGCAGTGGTGATGATCTGA